In Antechinus flavipes isolate AdamAnt ecotype Samford, QLD, Australia chromosome 3, AdamAnt_v2, whole genome shotgun sequence, a genomic segment contains:
- the LOC127557484 gene encoding olfactory receptor 52B2-like, with protein sequence MDNFNYTFHPDVIILKAIPGLEKIQFWISIPFCTMYVVALGGNSLLIILIWMEHSLHEPMYFFLAMLAMTDFLLCNTIMPKMLALFWFQAESISFQACITQMFFVIFIFVMESTILLAMAFDRYVAICFPLRYTMILTPSVIKKIAGFSVARGLVLTSPFVFLVERLPFCGNNIITDTYCEQTKISRLACADITANNIYTLVLSFLSTGLDVFLISISYMFILRAVFRLPSCDAQLKALGTCTSHVCVILMFYLPAYLTVLTSQLGCGILLANLYVVVPPALNPIIYGVKTKQIGILL encoded by the coding sequence atggataatttcaattacactTTCCACCCAGATGTCATCATTTTGAAGGCCATCCCAGGCCTAGAGAAAATACAGTTTTGGATCTCCATCCCCTTCTGCACTATGTATGTGGTGGCCCTTGGAGGTAACTCCCTGCTGATCATACTTATCTGGATGGAGCACAGTTTGCATGAACCCATGTATTTCTTCCTGGCTATGTTGGCTATGACAGACTTCTTGCTCTGCAACACCATCATGCCAAAGATGCTGGCTCTCTTCTGGTTCCAGGCTGAGTCCATTTCTTTTCAGGCCTGCATCACCCAGatgttttttgtcattttcatctttgtcatGGAGTCAACAATTCTTTTGGCCATGGCATTTGATCGTTATGTGGCCATTTGCTTCCCATTGAGATATACCATGATCCTAACCCCCTCTGTAATCAAGAAAATAGCAGGATTTTCTGTGGCCAGAGGCTTGGTCCTCACTTCCCCTTTTGTCTTTCTAGTAGAGCGCTTGCCATTCTGTGGTAACAATATCATTACTGATACATATTGTGAACAAACTAAGATTTCCAGACTGGCCTGTGCAGATATAACTGCCAATAATATCTATACTCTGGTATTGTCATTCTTGTCCACAGGTTTGGATGTGtttctcatttccatttcctACATGTTTATTCTTCGAGCTGTCTTCCGATTGCCATCCTGTGATGCCCAATTGAAGGCTCTCGGTACTTGTACCTCTCATGTTTGTGTCATCCTCATGTTCTATCTTCCGGCCTACTTAACAGTGCTGACCAGCCAACTGGGATGCGGAATCCTGCTGGCCAACCTCTATGTAGTTGTGCCCCCTGCATTGAACCCCATCATATATGGTGTCAAAACCAAGCAGATCGGGATATTGTTATAA